In one window of Lewinella sp. 4G2 DNA:
- a CDS encoding T9SS type A sorting domain-containing protein: MTLQPLSTYLATTLLLLSCVTQVSAQDVTIFAQDGTFSANDTIKVDIVTIGLDSMVSGEFSLGWDTLLLEFQGIDNVDEEIQDHLNPVFNRTQVDSGRVGFQIIDFGLQNLTSRDTVVIFSAVFTSLVNSNATTTIGIIDQPLPTLFGLLDQSQANTTKLSGTITLEQSTSLQNLGLDQRLTVSPNPITSESVLEIELSYASRANLEIIDMSGKLCRKESVQLSVGDNRIPLQVESMITAGTYLLRLTTDREQLVRKIVR; encoded by the coding sequence ATGACACTGCAACCTCTCTCTACCTACCTCGCAACCACCCTCCTCCTTTTATCCTGCGTGACTCAAGTTTCTGCGCAAGATGTGACCATATTTGCACAGGATGGGACGTTCTCTGCTAATGACACGATCAAGGTGGACATCGTTACCATTGGGTTAGACAGTATGGTTTCGGGTGAGTTTTCTCTGGGGTGGGACACGCTTCTGCTAGAGTTTCAAGGTATTGACAACGTTGACGAGGAGATTCAGGACCACTTGAATCCCGTTTTTAATCGCACCCAGGTAGATAGCGGAAGAGTTGGATTTCAGATTATAGATTTTGGGCTGCAAAATTTAACTTCAAGAGATACCGTGGTAATCTTCTCTGCTGTATTTACCAGTCTGGTCAACTCGAATGCTACCACTACTATCGGCATAATCGATCAGCCATTACCTACTCTATTTGGCCTCTTGGACCAATCCCAAGCAAACACTACAAAACTTTCCGGTACAATTACCCTTGAGCAAAGCACTAGTCTGCAAAACCTCGGGCTAGATCAACGACTAACGGTGAGCCCCAACCCCATCACTAGTGAATCAGTACTTGAAATAGAACTGTCTTACGCTTCCAGAGCAAACCTCGAGATTATTGACATGAGTGGAAAATTGTGCCGAAAGGAGTCCGTACAGCTCAGCGTTGGTGACAATCGCATCCCGCTTCAAGTAGAGAGCATGATCACCGCGGGCACCTACCTTCTAAGACTGACTACGGATAGAGAACAGCTGGTGCGAAAGATTGTCCGCTAA
- a CDS encoding IS5 family transposase, whose translation MSKIKKDERFEVKDKQDYRVVNWAEYNKALENRGNITFIIDESVTQNWYSDSPAQRGAQETYSDTCIEAIMMIKTIFRLPYRQSRGFTVGLLQLMDLAHLKVPSFTQVNRRFRTLNISPFAIPASGPITIAIDSTGVKVYGEGEWKCRKHGWSKRRTWRKLHLGVDPCTGFIHCHITTTNSESDESQVNDLLDQVEAEIDEVYLDGAYDAQSCYDGLLERDIWPVIPPQRGAVKWYWEEPGDADDYPRNQFIKRIEEVGRAEWKKEADYHQRSLSETAMYRYKTIFGPTHYSRSLETQTQENKIKIKALNHMTAHGMPISQLKNA comes from the coding sequence ATGTCAAAGATAAAGAAGGACGAGCGATTTGAAGTAAAAGATAAGCAGGATTACCGGGTAGTCAACTGGGCGGAGTACAACAAAGCCCTGGAAAATCGTGGTAACATCACGTTTATTATTGACGAGTCGGTCACCCAAAATTGGTATAGTGACTCGCCAGCCCAGAGAGGTGCTCAAGAAACTTATAGTGATACCTGTATCGAGGCCATTATGATGATCAAGACTATTTTTCGGTTACCCTATCGACAGTCTCGTGGTTTTACCGTGGGTCTGCTTCAACTCATGGACCTAGCGCACCTGAAAGTACCAAGTTTTACACAGGTTAACCGCCGTTTTCGCACTCTCAACATTAGTCCTTTTGCGATTCCAGCTAGCGGCCCGATCACGATTGCGATAGACTCGACGGGAGTCAAGGTTTACGGTGAAGGCGAGTGGAAATGCCGCAAGCACGGATGGAGCAAGCGTCGTACCTGGCGTAAACTTCATTTGGGTGTTGATCCTTGCACTGGCTTTATTCATTGCCATATCACGACGACTAACTCCGAGAGCGATGAATCTCAGGTAAATGATCTTCTCGATCAGGTCGAAGCCGAAATCGATGAGGTCTACCTTGATGGTGCTTATGATGCACAGAGTTGCTACGATGGTTTATTGGAGCGAGATATTTGGCCTGTCATTCCACCTCAGAGAGGCGCGGTGAAATGGTATTGGGAGGAACCGGGTGATGCCGATGACTATCCTCGCAATCAATTTATTAAACGCATAGAAGAAGTCGGAAGGGCAGAATGGAAAAAAGAAGCCGATTACCACCAACGAAGTTTATCTGAGACGGCGATGTACCGTTATAAAACCATCTTTGGTCCAACCCACTACTCTCGATCACTTGAAACTCAAACGCAGGAAAACAAAATTAAAATCAAAGCACTCAATCATATGACAGCCCATGGCATGCCGATTTCTCAACTAAAAAATGCTTAA